The genomic stretch GGTTAATAAATGAGATCAGCACTTTGAGCTCAAAAGAAAGTTCTTTGGATAGACAAACCGTTGGGGCCGAGCGAGGTGCGTGTAATGTCAGAGAGCTGCTTGCATGCGTCGATGTTCTTGAGCACGGCCTCATCGAGACCAGAGAGGTGCTTGTGCCCTTCCTTGAGCATCGCCTGAATGCCATAAGCCGGCAACCCGAACGACATCTCGCCAAACCCTGGACGAACGACGAGAGACAaccaagaagaaaggagaagaagcgaGAACGAGTCGAGATCTCGGCCTCGAAGCCTCTGGAAGAAAAGGAGACGATCCAACTGAAACCTTTCAGCAAAACCACCCAAAACCCTAGGTTCACTTGAACCGCACGGCCGACGCGAGCGTGCGTTGCACGTGTGGGTAAAGTCGACCAAGCGACTCGACTCGAGTCAAGCCACTATTTTAGTCACTAAAGCAAAGCTCCGCACAAATATCATCTTGGTTATTTTTTAAGACAGTCTCCGTCTTAATCGAACGGTTCTAAATCGAATCATATCTCATTAATGGCAAATATTACTAGCATACCAACTGAAACCTTTCATTAATGCTAAttgaattaaatagttaatcCTGAAGATATCTTTTCTAAACGTTCTGTGAGTATTGCTCTAATGAGTTTGTACATTCTTCATTTATCCTTTCATTCACAAGTTGGAGATTGGATCAGAACTAAATGGCTATCAAAGCACAATTCAAAGCTCAGCATTCGTCAGTCTGAGCCAGCTTATGATGCATGTACATTCCCAGTGCTCCCGCAACGATCACAGCGCCGGCCAGAGTCATCGCAAGCTGCTTGACTTCATACAGCTCGAAGTCCAACCTCCCAACCTTAAGCTTCCAATCGCCGAGTCTAAGCTCAGGCATCGCGCGAGCCGGCGCACCGAGTCCTCTCTTCCCCGGCTCCGTTGTGTCGCCAAATTTATCTTTCTCATACTTTTCCTCTTTCGGAGGGGACTTGAAGGACAGTTTCGGCAGCGAAAGGCAAAGAACTCCGTCGTTGAACTTCGCGCCGACGCCTCGTATGTTGCAACAGTCGGGGACGCTGAATTCCTTGTGTAAGCGGCTCCAGCGGTTGCCGTCGGCGAGGGGGCGCTCGCCGATGATCACTACTTTTCTGCTCGGTCTCTTCACTTGGACCCTGAGTTGTTCTTTGGCGAAGCCTGCAGTGTGAGTTTTTCATGAAATATTAATAATCATCCACTGGAATGAATAATAATCTCTCttgccaaaaaaaaaacaaaacaaatataCCCGTGAGATTAATGATGAATAATTCTTCGTCGTCTTTTTGAACAAGCTCATGGGGCGGAGTGAAATCATCATAAACACGGCGACGAGGAGCAGGTCTCTGCCTGAAATCCATCTTGATGAATGATGCAGTCAGAGGACTCGCTGCGATGTAACGCAGGTTGGGAATGGGATCATTCCAAGTCCACAGGGCATCCGTTTGGGTTTCCTTGAAACAGGGGAAAGGGAGGATTCCTGGTTTGCCATGCACTCTTCCATTAGCTTCACCTCCATGCTTGGACTGTGATGTTTCAGGAGATGACAACGCGATCATTTACCGTTCACGATGGAATCAAACAACAATATAAACTTTCATTTCAAAGTCAACCAAACATTGTTCATTGTTTTGGTAAAGAATACTTTTATCATTACATAGCGGTACCCTTCTCTAAGATAAAACAATGGACGAAGTCTTTGAATTCTTCTTGTAAAATCGAAATCATAGAGGTGCACCAGAAATCCCTTGAGAACATAGCTAGACATTTGACCAGCGCCCTACAATAAGCCGTAAACAACAAGTTTAGCACGACCAACAAGGCGCCAACTCCTGCCGTCGGAGAGCAAGTTGCTGTCCTAATTTGTGCCACCAGGTTGTGCTAGCCGACGGGCACAAATTGGATCATGGGTTCTTCTCTTATATCACGTCATCTCCTATCTTCGGTTAGTATCGAAACAGGCATGTGACTTATGACTTTGCAAAGTCATCTTAAATGTATCTCAGAGGGTTGGACAAATTATCTGTCAGAAATTTTGAgaattagtcaaatttaaattacactgaattaaaattaatttgtttATTGAGATGACCTAAGCTAATAATTTCATACTATTAGCAGAGGCTGATTTCTACTACATGTCGAACACAGACTACACAATGATCGAGCGGACCCAACGTCCGGGTGGCTAAGAGGTTGAGCAGTGGAGACGGTCGAACGGGCCAGCTACCAGGCAAGCAGTCGGGCGAGTGAGCATATAGCTGAGTGACCAAGTCGCAAATCTGGACGAGTGTCCGACTGGGTAGAGCAGTCGACTGGGTAGTGAGGTCGAGTCACCGAGTGAGCAAAGCAAGCGTACAACTGGATGGGCGCACAGCGGGGTAGGTGGACAGGCGACCCAGTGAGTGGCCGAGCGAGCATGCGGTCAGACGGGCGTACAGCTGGGTGTGCAATATAGCCAACTTAGTGAGCAGCCGAGCGAGCATGAGGTCGGACGAGTGAGCGGTCGACCGAGCGTGCGGCAATAAGAGCGAAGCAGCTAGTCGGGCAGAGCAACAAAACGACCAAACAACCGAACGGGTGGTCGGGTGGGGCAGAGAGGCCGAGTAGCCGAGCGAGTGGTCGAGTGAGCGTGCGGTCAGCCGGGCAGAGAGGTCGAGCGGTAGCCGAGTGAGCATGCGGTCGACCGAGTGGCTGAGCGGCTGAGCAACAACCGAGTGAGTGTGCAGTTGGCCAGGCAGAGAGGCCAAGCGGGTGAATGAACCAAGGCTTACGATGGtcgcaatttccttgaaacagatttgcccCACCTCCGATTGTGCTTGGAGGTTTAATCGGATCGTTTGTTTCCCATAATACAATAGTTaaccgtgattcccaccaagcactggttgtcACAGTAAACTAAGTAGTACTCGACTACTATCATGAGCACTCTCCAAGCAAGAAATGCACGATAGAGAAGGAGGGTAATAGTAGGTGGGGAGCAGGCACTCCGCCGAGCAAGAAATGCACAACAGAGGAGGGGAATCATAGCAGGAGCGCTCCAGCTTTTTGTGTGCGTAAACTCTTTTACTAAtgatcgcagcctccttatataggagctcagaccaaTGGGCAACGCCAATGATTGATCAATGATAATTACTCACCAAGCTGTGAAACACCAACGTTTCACTCGGTCGTTTAAATTCTatattaatcttaatttaatgcatctgttacacaCTTAATTAAGCAACAAAAAGATTTACAtggtaaaatattggttgttccacttagACAAACTTTGGCCTGACTGGTCTGACATTCGGCCTGCGCAGGTGGTGCTCGCACATAAGTCAATATAGTTCAATGTAATCCGGACCCTGGATTTGCATCCCTTACACACCTAcgtgtgagagagagcctctcctcatgcatttgttcacaacatcaatgtatgtgtcataatttaaaccaacaataaaactaagagacttctaatgtgggactaacaaTTCATACACAATAGAATTtcttcgtctccacctctttatttcattcacatttccaacaattCCCCATATGAATGAAATACAGAGTATATGATaacattcaacagttgagtcaagtataggataggtatgTTTTAACCCTTTGAACCTTCACTTGTGAATGTCTGTTTACATACTGGCTGacagtagacatgatgtccttgaTCTGTTATGACGTTTATGTAAGTATTGACAAATCTCACTCAAGCCTCTCTCTTATACaattcagttctcatgagtgtgttcattcttgaccatgaacacgcctggttctgtaaGAAACTTTAAGAATTGTgcttccaattctcttcgaagcggtcTCACTTCTTTGTCACATAGATGATCTCTCGAGAGTaaccatctactcttcttgatcattaaaagttcATCGGCTTACCCTGATCCGATCACTATTTTATTGGGTTATCTCCCACAGTATATCTTGTCAATGtaaattagttgtccctttgaacctattttttgatatctccagtcagcataggttgagtGTCCTCTACACTGATCATTGATAACGACATCAAACTCATCCCTCGTGATGAGTttgcaactaactctctattTAATCCCTTAATTAACGGATCTACTAgtttatcctttgacttcatatagtcaacagtgataacttacgttgagagtagttgtctaatgatattatgtctacgacgtatatgtctagacttaccattatacaaatGGCTCTATGTCCGACCAATTACTGATTGACTTATCATATTGTATGCAAATTATCGGCATAGGTTTCGGTCATCTTGGAATATATTCCAAGAATTATCGTAGTCATTTagtctcttcaccacatttgtcaagagctacaaactcagattctacTGTGGATTTGGTTATTActatttgcttagaagatttctaggaaatgactacacctcctagagtgaatACATATTCACTCGTAGAGTTAGAGTATTTTATATCAAATATCCAACTCATATCGTTGTATTCTTCGATCATAGTAGAATATCTCGTAAAGTGCAattcatattcacgagtatacctcaagtacctcggTACTTTTATTATCCCTTTCTAGTGCTCAATACCATGATTACTCATATATCTACTCAATTTACTTACTGCGTAGGTCAAGTATGGTCAcatacaactcatcaagtacatcagacttccaatcacccgAGAGTATTCTATCTGAGAAatactttcacctcaattttttgatagatgttgactcatataTATTGATGTTCATGTCAAcccagtatcacccttggtgaattttttaagaattttgtccacgtaatgaaactaactaagaataaatccttttatcattttaagaattttgatttcTAGAAACACATCAACTAGGTCATGTATTTCATATCAAattaaatcttgagttcaacatatctttagtggatttgattatcttatcattactcccaatgataagtatgtcatctacatatagacacAAGATGACGTAATCATTCTCTGttgctttcatgtagacacatttatcatattaattgattttgaatccatattccttcatgacattataaaatttttcatgtCACTGCATTTGTGCTTATTTCAAACCATATAATAACTTCACCAATCTATAAATCTTGTTTTCCTATCCTGACATAAAAAATACTTCAGGttcctctatgtagattttctcttataaattatcatttagaaaagttgtctttacatccatctgatcaTTTTGTAATTCTATAGAACGgttatagccaacaatactctgaTGGAAGTTATTTTCGACACGAGaaaatatgtatcaaagtaatcaaggcatTCTCATTATCGATATCCTtggattaccaatctggccttatacttatcaattgtggcATCTGACTTCACTTTGATCTTCTTGAAAATCTACTTGCAACCCAATGGTTTACCTCTGAGAGGAAGATCTACAATTTTTCAAGTGTGATTTttcaagatagattctatctcagatgtaatTACACCTCTCCAAtaaggtccatcagaagagcttacTGCTTATGAGTAACTGTGGGCCTCACTTTTCGacataaaagtgataaaatatgattcgtaggatttttctacccgagctcttttgttGTGCCTGAGCTCAGCCTCAACCGGTTCATCATTATcttcttcaccttgtgtttcatatgcccatTTTGAGGAGTTAGCTTCCTCTAAGGTCTTATACAGAAACACATGTTTGAAGAACGAGgtatttctcgattctattattgAGTTCTTGTGTATATCCGGTATTTGTGACTTATACAAAAAAAACTGATACGCACtactgttatgtgcatatccaataaatatgtagTCAATATTTTttgtcctatcttaatccttttcagatcaagcaccaaaactttggcaagacaccctcatattcataaatatttgtaaGACAACCGTCTtttattccacaactcataagagcTCTTATTTATCttcttccggggcaccttatttaaaaggtaattagttgttaaTACAGCTTTCCCCCACGTGAACTCTGGCAGTTCAAAGCTCAAtaaaagagcattcatcatctcttttagagttcggttcttccgctcggcagctctattttgttgaggagtatatagagctgttgtttcgtgtctgatcccatgttcaacacacaactcagcgaatgcTGATATATATTCACTACCTCAGTCACTTCGAATCACCTTAATCCTCTTgttaagttgattttcaacctcaTTATTATAGAgggcaaatttctctatagcttcatctttACTTTTGAAAAGATatacataacaatattttgtgttatcatctacaaaagtgatgaaatatttatttccaccacgtgttggtgtacctttgaggTCACATACGTCGATGTGAATTAGCCCGAGTGATTTGTTgcttctttcaacatgttgaaaagatgaccttgtcatttttgcttcaacacaaatctcacacttatgtttcagatcaaggtggaatgtaggtatgctttacatatttattaatctacacaacacatcgtagttaacatatcCTAATCTATCATGCCACAAACATGAGACtaaagcatataagtggaagtactttcatttttatttatcttaggtcaGATGGGCATTATATTGAGCTTAAACATCTTATCAGATACATAGtctcttcctacaaacattccattctttgATAGTACAAGtctgtctgactcaaaaataTTGTGAAAGTCATTCTTACTTAACAGTGATCCAGACACTAGATTTTTCTGAATCCCCGGAACATACAACATATTGTTTAAAGTAAGGttcttgcccgaggtcatcttcagcaccacttttccttggcccatgatatccgaggttgctgagttccccataaacagcttgtctccattgacttcttcaaagttgtggagcagctccttatttCAGCAGACATGTTTGATAGTTTTAGTATTGATCCATTATTATTGCAGGTTTGAGCCGATCAGATTTAGTTCTAAGATCACTACGTAGAGGTCGTCCATTTTTATTCCCTTGTTCAGGTTGACCTTCTGCTTTTTCTTCGACTTTCTAcattccgaagatttgtgacctgCTTGACCATAGTTGAAGCACTTTCCAGAGAACTTCTTTTTGCTAATGCCTCATCTAGGTCCCATCATGAAAGACTTGGGATTCTTCCGTTTTGAGTTTTGACCATACTCGGCCACGTTGCCTTTCACAATAGCCTGAGAGAGTAGTTTTCTCTCTAAACTCTTATTATCTTCTTCGAtgtgaagtctaacaatgagttccttcACATTCATCTCTTTCTGcttatgcttcaggtagttcttgaagtccttctaaCTGGGGGGTAGCTTCTCAATAATAGTAGCCACCTAGAAGGTTTCACTCTGAATCATCCCTTTTGAGTGGATCTTGTGCAAGATCACCTAAAGCTCCTGAACTTGgttgatcaccgtcttggagtcaaccatcttataGTCCAGGAATCAACCcgcgatgaacttcttggcccctacATCCttcgtcttgtacttcttgtccatggactcccatagctccttaagtgttctcttcatgctatacacaacaTACAGCGAGTTGACAAAATAGTTGAGGATGCAGTTTTAGCAAAGGAACTCAAAATGAATCCATACCTCTACTACACTGATGgtctgcgcatcagcatcctTAGCACGCTTAAGAGGGTCCTCGGTTAAGAACTGAGTCATAGCATGACGAAGTAGAAAAGCATCTTCTACTACCACCTTTTGAAGtttagtccactgaacttctctggttTTTCCCCATGATTGATCGACACAGTTCCAATTAGGGCCGAGGGGACCAtcatgtgttgagtctgttgcacctcaacactttATTTTGTGACCATCTCAATAAAATTgaagtctgtttcaagattgttggacaaacAATCTGCcagagattttgaaaattagccgAATTTAAACTataatgaattaaattcaacttatctatcgaGATGACCTGAGTTGATAATCTCAAGCTACCGGTAAGGGCTAGTTTCTGCTACATGCCGAACGCAATTTGCATAATGGTCGAGCGGACCCAACATCTAGGTGGCTGAGAGGTTGAGCGGTGGAGATGACCGAATGGGCGAGCTGTCGGACCAGCGGTAAGACAAGTGAGCATATATCCGAGTGACCAAGTCACAAATCTGGACGAATGTCCGACCAAGTAGAGCAGTTAACCAGGTAGTGACGTTGAGTCATTGAGCGAGCAAAGCGAGCATATGACCGGACTGGGGTGTAGTCGGGCAGGTGAGCAATCGACCGAGTGAGCGGCCAAGTGAGCGTGCTGGTGGACAGGCGTGCAGCAGGGTGAGCGGTGCAGCCGACCGAGCAGTGCAGCTAACCTAGCGTGCGGGCGGATAGGTGAGTGGCTGACCGAGTGAGCGACCGAGCGAGCGTGCGGGCGAATGAGCGAAGCAACCAAGTGGTCGGTCGGGCAAAGCAGCAAAACGACCGAACGAGTGAACGGGTGGCCGAGTGGGTAGAGAGGTCGAGCGAGTGGTCGAGTGAGCATGTAGCTGGCTAGGCAAAAAGGCCGAGCGACTAAGCGGTCGAGTGGCAGCCGAGTGAATGTGCGACCGACCGGGTAGAGAGGTCAAGCGGTTGAGTGGCAGCCGATTGGGCGTGCAGTCGGCTGGGCAGAGAAGATGAGCAGGCGAATGAACCGAGGCCTGCGATGGTCGtaatttccttgaaatagattcgccccacctcGGGTTGTACTTTGAGGTTTACtcaggtcgtctgtttcccatgaTATAATGGTCAACtatgattcccaccaagcactggtggttaTAGTGAATTGAATAGTACTCGACTGCTATCACAACACTCCGTCGAGGAAGAGATGCACGACAGAGAAGGAGGGGAATCATAGGTGGAGAGCTCCAGCTTTTTGTGTACGTAACCTCTCTTGCTAATgatcgcaacctccttatataggagctcagaccaaTGGGCAACGTTAATGATCGATCAATAATTATTACTCGCCAATCTGTGAAACACCAACGTTTCACTCGTCCGTTTAAATTTTGCATTAATCTTAATTTGATGCATCTGTTACACACTTAATTAAGCAGCAAAAAGATTTACGTGtcaaaatattggttgttctaCTTGAGCAAACTTTACCTTGACCAGTCTGACATTCAACACACGTAGGTCGTGCTTGCACATGAGTCAGCATGATTCAATGCAATTCAAGCCATGTatttgcaccccccctgtgcATCCACGTATAACAGAGAGTTTCTCCCCATCCATTTGTTCACAACATCAATGCATATACCATAATTTAAACtaacaataaagccaagagatTTCAAATGTGAACTAACAACCCATGCACAATAGAGTTTCTTCGTCTCCACctttttattccattcacatttccaacaaaaTAGATACTGATTAATCATGTCCAGAAGCTGAGTCAGATAGGGGTCGATGATGAGAGCGAAAAACATTGATGAAAAGAGGACTAGGCTTCTGGACCTGAAGATGCGTTGCAGACTTTTAGATCTTCGAGAGGAGCAAGGAGGAGATGTTGAAAGTGGTAACCATGAGCCTACACACACCACAGAGAGATCGCACGGGAGCATCAAGGCGaaaatcaaggaagaggtctctGGCGCAGGCACTCTACGCTCAAGTTAGAAATAGAGTCGAGCAAAAAGTGCAAGAAAAAGTGGAACTATAGTACATGTGTGTGTATGTGCGTACCTGGTCAACAGAGAGGACCCATTTTTTATACTGCCTCACATAACCTCCGTGATAATGAggtgtcagagaatgtcagatgATGGAGAATGTACATTGGACTTCCATTGAGCAGAAGAAGGTTGTGTAGCTTGCATATGACAGAGTATCAGAATATTCCCTGATGAATAATCATTATTCTCTACAACTAGTTACGATTCTCTAACAGTGTTGTCCCCTAGCGATAGCTCGACCAGTATTAGGGCTAATTGAGAGTATATTGGGAGTGTGCCTATGAGAAGTGATGCGTTGGGCCCCGGGAGTCCGGCCAGCATTGGGGTCGGCCAAGAGTATATTGGAGTCATGCCTAGGAGAAGTGATGGGTGGAGCCCTGGGGTCCGACCGGCGCTGGGGCCGACTGGGAGTAGATTGAGAGTCGTGCATAGGAGAAATAATGGGAGAAGCCCTGGGGTCCGACCGACGTTGGAGTTGACTGGTAGTAGACTAGGAGTCGTGCCCGGGAGAAGTGATGGGTGGAGCCCTGGGGCCTAGTTAGCGTTGGGGTCGATCAGAAGTAAACTAGGAATCGTACCTAAGAGAAGTGTTGGACGCCGTGGGGTTCGACTGGCGCTAAAGCTGACTGGGAGTAAACTGAGAGTCATGTCCAGGAGAAGTGATGGGCGGAGCCCTGGCAATTGGGGTCAAATGGGAGTAGACTGGGAGTCGTGCCCAGAGAAGTGATGGGTAGAGTCCTAGGGGTCAGACCGATGTTGGAATCAATTGGGAGTAGATTGTGAATCGTGCCCGGGGAGAAGTGATGGGTAGAGCCCTAGGGTCCGGTAAGCGTTGGGGCCGACCGAGAGTAGAGGGGGATTCGTGCTCAAGAGAAGTGATGGGTGGAGCCCTAGGGGCCGGCCTAACCCTATGGTCCGACTGGTGTTGGGGTCGACCGAGAGTAGATTGAGAGTCATATCCAGGAGAAGTGATAGACGGAGCCTTGAGGTCTAGTCGACGTTGGGATCGAATGAGAGTAGACTGAGAGTAGAAGATATCAACAACGATATCATAAAACAAAGATatcaataataatattataaacgACAATAACAATAATGATATCATAAACGACGATATCAACAATGATATCAATATTAACGATATCAACAATTACATCAATATTACCGtagcaataaaataaatacaaatcaACAAACCAATACcgttacaaaataaaaatacattcAACATTGATAGTACATGGTTCACAAAATCAAACATAGTGTTAAAATATAATCTACATAatcatggtaaaaaaaaaaaacaagtacgcCGGAACAGAAATCCCTACTTCATTTTAATAAAGAAAATCTTGTTTCTATGCCCATCTTTCCCTGACTAAATTAATATAATGAAACTAAAAAAACGTAATTATATGATTTTAACTTGCTTCGTATTGAATAGATACGCTGGCCAGTTTACATCAAATGAATTTTACAAAGTACCAgttattaatatattatattattatgatGTCGGCCATAGATCACCGCCCAGTCAATAATATAATTATGTATTTCACTGACGTGTATGCAGATGTCATTAATATTTTCAATGATGAAGCTTCATTTGTCGCGTTTTGACTTTGACGGAATTGGTCCAATGGAACGGATTAAAAAAGTTGAACGTTCATTTGTTTACgtgtaattattaaaaaaaatcgcaTTTCTTATTTGCCAATTTTCATTATATTCAATATTAGACAAATAAATCATAAAGCTTACTTAAAATTATGAGttacacataataattaattttatttattttaaattcccACATCAACTGAACTGTACTCAGTTAATGACCCTGAAATCGCCAATCTCCGGCTGCTGGATCCGCCGGCGACGGCCATACATACTGATGTTCCTCTCCAAATCGACGGCCTTCTTCCTCGACGTAGGTCTGCAGGCGATCACCGATCACCACCGGCGGTCCTGGAGGCAGCGGCGCCGCGGAACCCGCTTCAATCACTGGCTCGGAGGGGTGGGGCTGTGGCGCATTCGTAGGCGGCGCGCCGGTGAGCCTCTGAACTAGCTCGCGGAAGCCAGCTCGGTGGACGCGGAACACCTGCAGCTGGGGACGCTCCGGGCGCCTCCACGGCTTCGAAGCCGGCATCCGGATGATGCGGAGCGGCGCCGCCGGGGGGGCTTGGCTGGCCGGGACGACGCTTCTCGAGGTGCTACCGCTGGGGTCGTTCGTCATGGGGCGATCGAGGATTGCGAGGTACGATGAGCAGTGAAAGGGCAGAGATGCCTCGTGTATTTATAGATTCGCATCGCTGCTGCAGGTCACGACTCGCGTAAAAGTTCATCACGCTGACGGCACTAAGGGGGTTTTCGCGTAAAGTTCATCACGCTGACGGCACTGAGGGGTTTTTGGGACGGTGCAGGAAGACCGCCAGGATCCAGCCTGAATGGTCAAATTGCGTCGAAGATTGAAGCTGTCGTCACTGCTGGCGTCACATTCCCCGTAGTTGAAGAGTTTCTTTATTCCGCATGACTGCGTCTCATTTGCATTGAAAAGGCTTCCTTGTGTTTTTTATTGAAAgagtttttattttaataatgaagacagtatttttaatgttttttcatcttaaaaatatttttatttcaataataTTATAACTATTACAGTTTATATAATTTAGCGTTCACTGctacaatatttttaaattaattttaatcgaGTTGAACTAGTTTTGattgatttttaataattttgatcaaattaataaaaaaaacattatt from Zingiber officinale cultivar Zhangliang chromosome 5B, Zo_v1.1, whole genome shotgun sequence encodes the following:
- the LOC121987665 gene encoding uncharacterized protein LOC121987665; amino-acid sequence: MDFRQRPAPRRRVYDDFTPPHELVQKDDEELFIINLTGFAKEQLRVQVKRPSRKVVIIGERPLADGNRWSRLHKEFSVPDCCNIRGVGAKFNDGVLCLSLPKLSFKSPPKEEKYEKDKFGDTTEPGKRGLGAPARAMPELRLGDWKLKVGRLDFELYEVKQLAMTLAGAVIVAGALGMYMHHKLAQTDEC